The Hymenobacter sp. DG01 sequence GATTTCCAGCCATTCTTTGCGGGCCTTTTCCGTCTCGAAGTAGTGCACGGCTTCCATGGTCAGGCCGTGCTGCAGGGCAAATTCTACGGCTCCTTCATCGGAAATGTGCACATGCTGACACCGTTCCATCACGGTGCGGGCCAGGCTAACAGGGTTTTTTACGTAGCGGACACTGTTCACGGCTCCGGCCTTCAAGGTGCGGCCGTCCATGATGGAGGCGTCCATTTCAACCTCGCCCTGCTTGTTGAGGCTGCTGCCCCGGCCGGCGTTAAAATGCTCGTTATTTTCCATGCTGCACACGGCGGCCTCCACCGCCTCAACGGCCGAGCCCCCCGGTGCAGAATTTCCCAGCCGGCCTGCAGGGCCTCCTGTAGTCCCTGACGGATAGCGGCTTCCAGGTCCGGGGTCATTTTGGCGGGGTCCATGGTCACGGCGCCGCCGTGAATGACAATGGTGTAAGTTTTCATAGAGGGGAAGGGGTAGGGTGGTAGCGGTGGTACGCACAAAAAAAAGCCCCGTTCGCAGCGAAGGGGCTTTTCCGTGTTAGTACGGGGCACTGGGAAAAATACGGAGGGAGTGGTGAGTTGTCATGGCGAGGAGGCACGACGACGCCATCCGTCCTTCACGAAGTACTACCCCCAGAAATGTGACAAAGCCCTTGACGTATGGTAGCGTCAAGGGCTTATCTGGTTCCAAGGCTTATCACAAATGGGAGGAAGGATGGCGTCGTCGTGCCTCCTCGCTATGACAGCTTATTCACTCACCACTTCACTACTCACTGCAGCTCCCAGGCGGTGCGGTAGGCGCCTATGCTTTCTACGTAGTCGAGGAAGGCCTTGTAGAAGGGGTGGGAGCCCAGGGTGCTGGAGTCGCCGACGAGCAGGAGCTTGCGCCGGGCGCGGGTCATGCCCACGTTCATGCGGCGGATGTCGGAGAGGAAGCCTATTTCGCCCTGGGGGTTCGAGCGGGTGAGGCTAATGGCAATAATATCGCGCTCCTGGCCCTGGAAGGCATCCACGGTGCCGATGCTGAGCATGCGGTGCTCCATGAGGCCGGCCAGCTCGTCGTTATCTTCCACCGCATCCTTAAGGTAGTTGATCTGGGCCCGGTAGGGGGCAATAACACCGATGGTGAGCAGGTCCTCGGTGTGGTCGGCGGCATCGTAGGGCTCCAGCAATTGGGCCAGGCGCTTGAGCAGCAGGTCGGCTTCCTCGGGGTTGGCCGTGGACCGGCTTTCGTCAATGGTCAGCTCCTGGAAGCCGAAGCCGGCGGTGTCCAGAAACTCCACGGCCATATCCGGGGCGAAGCGCAGGTCGTAGTCGGGCAGGTCGGCGTGGGCCACACTGGGGGCAGCTTTCAATCGGCCTTCGTAGAACTGCTCCGAGCTGAACTCCATGATCTGCTCGTGCATGCGGTACTGCACTTTCAGCATGCGGGCCGTTTCGGGCTGGCGCCGGATGCACTTCTCGAACAAAGTTTCCCGCAAGCCCTGAGCTGCCGCTTTCTCGCTTTTCACGGTGGGCGGCAGCTGTTGGTGGTCGCCGGCCAGCACTACGCGGTTGGCTTTGGTGATGGGAATCCAGCAGCCCGGCTCCAGGGCCTGAGCAGCCTCATCAATGAACACCGTTTCGTAGGTGAGGTGGCGAATGGCGCGGTTACCGGCCCCTACCAGGGTGCATGTAATCACCTGCACCTGCTCCAACAGGTCCTCGGTGATGTAGCGCTCCAACTGGTCCGACTCCTGCAAGAGCAAGTGGGCCTGCTCCTTGAGCTGGCGGCGCTCCTCGCGCTCCTCCCAGCCGAAATGGCGCTTGAACTTGCCGGCCTGCTCGCGGTACTGCTCGGCCGTCTGGCGCATGCTTTTCAGCTCGGGGTAGCTCTTGTGCGCCATAATCTGCGCATCGAGGGTGTGCTCCAGCAGCAAATCAGAAACGCGCGAGGGGTTGCCCATGCGAATCACGTTCACGCCGCGCTCGGCCAGCTTTTCGGTGAGCAAGTCCACGGCTGTGTTGGAGGGGGCGCACACCAGCACCCGCCGCTCCCGCCGGATGGTTTCCAGGATGGCCTGCACCAGGGTGGTGGTTTTGCCAGTGCCGGGCGGGCCGTGAATAATGGCTACGTCCTGAGCCGCCAGCACGTGGCGCACCGCCGCCAACTGGCTTTCGTTCAAGGGGGAGGGGTAGTACAGCGTGGCTTCCGACTCGGGCTTGTAGCGGGCCGGCCTGGCGCCCAGCAGCACGTCGCGCAGCTCGGCCAGGCGGCTCTCGTAGGCGCCCATCACCTTGCCCAGAGCGTACTCCATCTCGCGGTAGCTCACCTCGTCGAAGGTCAGGTCCACGCCCAGCTTGCCATCTTCCACCCAGTCGGGTAGGTCTTCCTTGGTGGTAGCCAGTAGGATTTTATTGCGCTTCACGCTGGTAATCACCCCCGAGAGGGTAGGGCGGTCGGTGGCGGCGCGGCCGGGAATATTCCCGAACAGGGCCGCGTTCTTGCCCACCTGAAACAGGTGCAGCCCACCGGCCCCGGCCGGACGCTCCAGCTCAATAACCAGCTTGCCGCCAAAGCCAATGTCCTCGGAGGTGATTTTGACGGGATACCAGGTCAGGCCCCGCTTCTGGCGCTCGGCAATGGTGGCCTGGGCGCTTTTGATTTTGAATTGCTCCAGGTCCTCCTGCTGCTCGAGCTTCATGAGGGCCTGCACCTTACGCAGCTCTTTTTCCAGCGCGTACGGGTCAGTATAGGTAGGTTGTTCAGCCAACTTTTAGAGGTCTTATACGAATCGTTCGTAACAACGAAATCGGGGAAAAGGTGGCCGAAGGTCGGGGAGAAATTTAACTTTGGCGGACTAAGATGAGTCTGTCTTCTATGAAACCATATAATCTTTTAGTCGCTATTAGTTGGCTGATGGTATCTGCCTGTACTCGTACCCCACATCATAGTAATACTATTACGGCAATACCCCATACATGCACATTCTCAGAACTGCAGGAGCCGATGCGGATTAAATTCGATGAGTTTGAAAAGCAAATCAGTGCTTTTGAAGCGAGTCAATTGCCACTAGACATACTGGTAGTTGAGATACGACCTGGACGGGCTGATAATGAACTTAAGCGCTTAATTATTTCTCCAACCGGAGCTTCGTTGTTAGCAGTAAGGCACAACGTTCAGGATAGTATTTTCTTAGAGGGTAGCAGAGTGGACACTACTACGTTAAGAATGAATGTGACTGGTCATTATATGGTAAATAGTAATTCTCCATTCGCTCATACACCTACCATATGTGCGTTGGTGAAACGATACGGAAGAACTGCGTACACGTCAGGCGTAACGTCCTCGAACCTTTCCTGCCTTTCTGATTCAGCCAAGCAGAGAGTTCAACCGGGAATTTATTTAGCTCGTTGGCTACTACAATTGCATTAGTTAGCTTACTTGTTGAAGCCGTTAATTATAGCCTAGAACCTGCGTGTGGCTCTTCTGTATCTTTCCATCTGGGCCAAATATGAGCAGGTAGAGTATTGACTGATCGAAGGTGGAAATCCAGCAGGGGAGCCAGCAGCAAAGCGAAAACTAAAAACAGCTTCATAAGCAACAGATTAAGCTCTCGGCAGCAGCAGGAAGGAGCGTTACTACTGTTTATTAAACTCCCCGATGTGCCAGAGAACCCCTGAGGGGTCGTGCACGAAGCCTTCCTTGCCCCAGGCCTCCTGCCGGATGGGCAGCACCCGCACGCCAGGGTACTGGCCGGGCAAATCCAGGGCCGTCAGCTCCTGCCAGTACTGCTCCACATCGTCCACTTCCAGAAAGAGCATAGTATTGCCGACCCAGTCTGGCACGTAGTAATCCTGCAGGTAAAAGCCCACGCCTTGCAGCGTGAAATAGGACACGGTCGGTGACAACACGGCTTCCGTGAAACCGAGGGTGCGGTAGAAACTACGCGACACGGCAAAATCTTTAGACCCGATGAAAGGCCGGAGGGAACGGGGTTGCGGAGGCATATGGTTGAGGAGCCTGGAACAGGGTTTGGTGGCAGGCAATATGGCGGTTATCTGCCAAACGGGCTACCTCGCTAATAACACAAAAGCCCGGCTATATGGCCGGGCTTTCGGGCGATGAAGCCTTGCGTTATGACTTGAAAATCTCCTGCACTCCTTCCCGCAGCGGGGTGGGCGGGCGGCCCAGCCAGTCGGCCAACTCGGCGGTGACGATGGATTCCTGGCCGTTTTTGATGTCGATGAGAAAGCCCGTGATGTACTCCACAGCTACCTCCGGCAACCCCTGGGCACGCAGGCGGGCCTGGAACTCGGGCGCCTCAATGGGGGTGTACGTCACGGGCCGGCCGGATAGCTCGCTCAGGGCCTGGGCTACGTCGGTGAAGGAATAGGTAGCTCCGCCAGTGAAGGTGAAGATGCGGTTCTCGCAGGCGTCATCGGCCAGCACGTTGGCAATGGCCTCGCCCATGTCGTGGCGCAGGGCAAAAGATACGCGGCCCTGGCCGGCCGGGAGTTGAATGCCCTTGTCAAACACCTGTGGGCCTACGAACTGCGGCAGCGTGTCCATGTACAGGATGTTGCGAAACAGCAGGTAGGAGAGGCCACTAGCCCGAATGTAGTCTTCCGTCTGGAAGTGACGCTCCATCAGCTGGTTGGTGAGGGTAGCGGGGTCCTGGAGGGCACGGCTGGTGTAGGCCAGGCATCCCACGCCAGCCTTTTGGGCGGCATCCACCACGTTGTAGTGCTGCTGCAGGCCGTCTTCGTCGGCCCCGCCGGACACGAGTAGCACTTTGCTGATGCCCTGCATGGCTTGCTCCAGGGAGGCCAGGTCGCGGTAGTTGCCTACCCGGATGCTGACACCCTGGGCTTGTAGGTGGGCGGCTTTTGCTTCGTCGCGCACCAGGGCGGCGAGCTGGTGGGCGGGGAGCTTACGCAGGAGCTGCTCCAGAACAACGGAGCCGATGTGGCCGGTAGCGCCGGTTATCAGAATCATAGAAAAAGGAAAATGAGTGACGGATACACTGCAAAGGTGCTCCGTGAGGCCGCCGCCGGGAAGGGCAAAAGGGCGGGAAGGTTGGGCGAAATGGCGGAAAGCAAAGGTTCCAGAGTATCAGCCCGTCTAACTAAAAGCTAGAAACTAGTTCCCCTCCTCAGATGAGGAGGGGAACTAGCTTGCTCTAGTATGCAGCTTGTTCGCTCTACTCAGCTGGCCTGCTTATACGCCGTGGGGGAGAGGCCGAGGCTGTTGCGGAAAAACCGACTGAAGGCCGATTGGTCGGTGAAGTGGAGCAGGTCGGCGACCTGG is a genomic window containing:
- a CDS encoding AAA domain-containing protein, whose amino-acid sequence is MAEQPTYTDPYALEKELRKVQALMKLEQQEDLEQFKIKSAQATIAERQKRGLTWYPVKITSEDIGFGGKLVIELERPAGAGGLHLFQVGKNAALFGNIPGRAATDRPTLSGVITSVKRNKILLATTKEDLPDWVEDGKLGVDLTFDEVSYREMEYALGKVMGAYESRLAELRDVLLGARPARYKPESEATLYYPSPLNESQLAAVRHVLAAQDVAIIHGPPGTGKTTTLVQAILETIRRERRVLVCAPSNTAVDLLTEKLAERGVNVIRMGNPSRVSDLLLEHTLDAQIMAHKSYPELKSMRQTAEQYREQAGKFKRHFGWEEREERRQLKEQAHLLLQESDQLERYITEDLLEQVQVITCTLVGAGNRAIRHLTYETVFIDEAAQALEPGCWIPITKANRVVLAGDHQQLPPTVKSEKAAAQGLRETLFEKCIRRQPETARMLKVQYRMHEQIMEFSSEQFYEGRLKAAPSVAHADLPDYDLRFAPDMAVEFLDTAGFGFQELTIDESRSTANPEEADLLLKRLAQLLEPYDAADHTEDLLTIGVIAPYRAQINYLKDAVEDNDELAGLMEHRMLSIGTVDAFQGQERDIIAISLTRSNPQGEIGFLSDIRRMNVGMTRARRKLLLVGDSSTLGSHPFYKAFLDYVESIGAYRTAWELQ
- a CDS encoding glyoxalase; this encodes MPPQPRSLRPFIGSKDFAVSRSFYRTLGFTEAVLSPTVSYFTLQGVGFYLQDYYVPDWVGNTMLFLEVDDVEQYWQELTALDLPGQYPGVRVLPIRQEAWGKEGFVHDPSGVLWHIGEFNKQ
- a CDS encoding SDR family oxidoreductase, which produces MILITGATGHIGSVVLEQLLRKLPAHQLAALVRDEAKAAHLQAQGVSIRVGNYRDLASLEQAMQGISKVLLVSGGADEDGLQQHYNVVDAAQKAGVGCLAYTSRALQDPATLTNQLMERHFQTEDYIRASGLSYLLFRNILYMDTLPQFVGPQVFDKGIQLPAGQGRVSFALRHDMGEAIANVLADDACENRIFTFTGGATYSFTDVAQALSELSGRPVTYTPIEAPEFQARLRAQGLPEVAVEYITGFLIDIKNGQESIVTAELADWLGRPPTPLREGVQEIFKS